GCAATTCTCCATACAGAAGGCGTGCTGCTCCATCTAAATCTCCGTGATGTTCCGCAAGTTTTGCCTCTGTGCGTACTTTATCTATTTGCTTTTTGATTGTTCTTATTTTATGAATTGCATCTTTTTCTTGAGTCCACTTTGTCGTTAATACAATATCTTTTTCTTTCAGATTAGCAAGTTCTGTTTCAATTTTTTTAAGTCGTTCTGATGTATCCGGGTCATTTTTCTCTTTTTCAAGTGCTTTCTTTTCCATTTCTAGCATTCTAATTTTTCTCTTTAATTCATCAAGTTCTACAGGCATGCTGTCTATTTGCATTTTAAGAAGAGCTGCTGATTCATCCATAAGATCTATTGCTTTATCTGGAAGAAATCTGTCGGGGATATAGCGAGAAGAAAGTTTAGCAGCAGCAACAAGCGCAGAATCTTTGATTTTGACTCCGTGATGTACTTCGTATTTTTCTTTTAACCCTCTTAGTATGGCAATTGTTTCCTGGTCAGAAGGTTCGTTTATTAATACTGGCTGGAATCTTCTTTGAAGTGCAGCATCTTTTTCTATATATTTTCTATACTCATCAAGCGTTGTTGCGCCTATAGTACGGAGCTCTCCACGGGAAAGTGCGGGTTTTAACATATTTGATGCGTCAAGAGATCCTTCGACTGCTCCTGCTCCCACTACGGTATGAATCTCGTCTATAAATGTAATAATTTTTCCCTGGGAGTGTTTAATTTCGTCTATTACTGCTTTTAATCTGTTCTCGAACTCTCCTCTAAATTTTGCACCGGCAATTAGTGATCCCATATCAAGTTGGAATATTTCTTTGTTTTTAAGCGATTCAGGGACATCTCCAGATGCAATCCTTTGGGCGAGTCCTTCTACTACTGCGGTCTTGCCTACACCTGCTTCTCCTATGAGAATAGGGTTATTTTTAGTTCTTCTTGAAAGAATCTGCATTGTATGGCGGATTTCTTCGTCTCTTCCAATGACAGGATCCATTTTCCCTTCTCTTGCTATTGCGGTCAGGTTTCTGCCATATTTTTCAAGGACTTTATACTTAACTTCCGGTGTTCTATCTGTCACTTTTTTGTCTCCGCGTATTTCTTTGAATGAATTTAATACATTTTGCCTTGTTATTCCATACCTGGCAAGAATTTTGCCTGCTTCTTCTGTATCGGAAATTGCAGCAAGAAAAAGATGTTCCGTGCTTATAAATGCATCACCTATATTTTGGGTTTCTTTTTCTGCTCTTCTAAAAAGCTCCTCCAACCTGGGTGTGATATAAAATTTCTCCTCGCTTACACTTTGAATTTTTGGGAATTTTTCAATGGCATTGTATATGTTTCTCAAAAGTAAATCTTTGTCTATTTTTAGTGTAGTTAGGAGCATAGGAACTATTCCATCCTGTTGTTGGATAAGGGCGGCGAGTAGGTGTTCGACATCTATCGATTGGTTGTTTTGCGTTGTAGCGATTTCCTTTGCAACCATTAATGCTTCCTGTGCCTTTTCTGTCAATTTATTTGGATCCATGTAAAATTACCTCCTATCTTTCTATTTTAGCACAAAAATATATATAAATAAATATTCTGTAAAAAAAATGAATAAAAGGTTGATTGTTTTGATATGATATAAAAAGTACGGTAGCCGATTTTCATATTTATTTTATCTATTATTTTAAAACACCAAAATTCATTTTTAGAGCGCTTATTGGATGTCGGAAGCAAAGTATTTGTATGGTAAATAAATTCGTTATGTGTTTTGATTAACAACAATTTGTTTGTATTTATGTATTTCTTATAAAATAAATTCTTGACTGTGCATGTTAACTTCTTATACTTATTTGTAATATGTGAAAGGAGAAGGTTCTATGTTTAAAAGAATTGCAAAGGCGACAGACATTCCTGTTGAAGAGGAGCAAATAATAGATTTTTGGAATAAAAATAAGATTTTTGAAAAAAGCCTTGAGATAAGAAAGGACAAGGAAAAATTTGTATTTTTTGAAGGTCCGCCTACTGCAAATGGGATGCCCGGCGTGCATCACGGTTTGTCCAGAATATACAAGGATACAGTATTAAGATATAATTCCCTCAGGGGGTTTTATACTCCAAGAAGAGGAGGATGGGATACTCAAGGACTTCCTGTTGAGATCGAAGTGGAAAAAAAGCTTGGCATTCATACAAAAGTGGAAATTGAGGCATACGGCGTGGAAAAGTTTAATAAGCTCTGCCGGGAAAGTGTCATGCAATATAAAGAAGAATGGGAGAAAATGACAGACAGAATTGGTTTCTGGCTGGACATGGGAAATGCATATGTTACGTATGAAAATAAATATTTAGAGTCAGTCTGGTGGATCCTTAAGCAGATTTTTAATAAGGGATTGCTGTATGAAGGGAACAGAGTATCTCCGTATTGCCCAAGATGCGGGACGACGCTTTCTTCTCACGAAGTTTCTCTTGGGTACCAAAAAGTGAAAGATCCATCAATATTTGTGAAATTTAAGGTAGAGAATGATAAATTTCCTGTTACATATTTGCTTGTTTGGACAACAACTCCATGGACACTCCCATCAAACCTTGCTGTTGCGATAAATCCTGATTTTACTTATGTTTTAGTGAACTATGAAGGAGAAAAATTGATTCTCTCTGAAAACAGATTAAAAGAAGTATTAAAAGAAAATTACGAAATTGTAAAGACATTTAGCAGCAAGGAACTTGAGGGGATAAAGTATAAGCCATTATATGACTATACAGATTTTTCAGACAAAGAAAGAGATACGGCGTATAAAGTTGTTACAGCAGATTTTGTTACTGGGGATGACGGGACTGGTATTGTACATATGGCCCCTGCATTTGGAGAAGATGACCTTGAAGTTGGGAAAAAATATAATTTGCCATTTGTGCAGTTTGTTGATCTTGAAGGAAACCTTACAAAAGGCAAGTGGAAAGGAATGTTTGTAAAAAAGGCAGATCCACTTATTATAAAGGATCTTGAAGAACGAGGATTGCTTTTAAAGAAAGAACTTTATGAGCATGATTATCCGTTTTGTTGGAGGTGCGGTACACCACTTTTATATTATGCAAAGAAATCTTGGTTTATAAATATGACTAAAGTAAAGGATCAACTTATAGCAAATAACGAAAGTATCAATTGGTTCCCAGAACATATAAAACACGGGAGATTTGGCAATTGGCTTGAGAATATTAAGGACTGGGCTTTATCGAGGGAGCGTTATTGGGGTACTCCGCTGAATATCTGGGTTTGCAAAGAGTGTAACCATAAAGAATCTATAGGAAGCATTGAAGAGCTAAGAGAAAAGGCAATAGAAGAGGTCCCTTCTGATGTTGAACTCCACAAACCTTATGTGGATAACTTTCATTTGCGATGTCCGAAGTGCGGTGGAGTTATGGAAAGAGTTCCGGAAGTAATTGATGTGTGGTTTGATTCGGGTTCAATGCCGTATGCTCAGTGGCACTATCCGTTTGAGAACAAAGAAGAGTTTGAAAAGGACTTTCCTGCAGATTTTATTACAGAAGCAATTGATCAAACACGAGGATGGTTTTATTCATTACTTGCAATATCTACATTGATAAAGGGAGTTTCCCCATATAAAAATGTAATGTGCCTTGAATTGATACTTGACGAAAAAGGCCAGAAAATGAGTAAGAGCAAAGGAAATGTCATTGATCCCTGGGTAATTTTAAACAAACAAGGAGCAGATGCATTCAGGTGGTCGATCTACACAGCATCTCCACCATGGTCTCCAAGAAGATTTGGAACAAATGTAGTGAATGACGCAATGAAGAGCTTTATTATCCCATTAAGAAATGTTTATTCTTTCTTTTCATTGTATGCAAATATAGATAATTTTAACTCACTTTCTATTTCTTCTATTCCTGTTGAAAAAAGAAATATCTTAGATAAATGGATCATTGCAAAAGCTGAAAAACTGAACCAAACTATTATAGAGAAAATGAAGATATTTGAAATTACATTTCTCACCAGAGAAATCCAATCATTTGTTGATGAATTATCTAATTGGTATGTAAGACGTTCACGCAGGAGATTTTGGAAGAGCCAGAATGATTCCGACAAGCTTTCTGCATATTTTACGCTTTACGAAGTGCTGAAAAAGCTTGCGCTCCTACTTGCGCCATTTACGCCATTTCTTGCAGAAACATTGTACAGCAGTCTTGTAAAAGATATTCTGCCTGGTGCAAGGGAGAGTGTTCACCTCGAGGATTATCCTGAACCGAATGTTAAATACATAGAGGAGAAACTTATTGAAGATATGGAACTTATTATAAATGTAACTTCGCTTGGCCGTGCTACAAGAAAGATGTCGAAAATAAGGGTAAGACAGCCACTTTTAAAGCTTGTAGTATACGTAGAAAATGACGAAGAAAAAAGCGTTATTGCGAAGAATAGCAGTGTTATAAAAGAAGAACTCAATGTTAAGGATGTCGAGATACCAGATAGCATTTTAAAATATTGCGCGGTAATTCTTAAACCAAATCTTTCCGTGCTTGGCAAAAAGTACGGAAAGAATCTTCCAGAAATTGCAAAACAGTTGAATAATCGAGAAAAGGGCGTAGAGTTTGTAAAAAGAGGGAAGGTTATGGTTAATATAAACGGGGAGGAAGTAGAACTTTCTGGAAGTGATTTGATTCTTGAACTTGAAAATAAAGGGAATTACATTGCCGTAAGAGACAAAGGGTGTTTTGTATTTCTTGATACAACGTTAACATATGCATTGAGAGGAGAAGGTGTTGCAAGAGAAATTGTACATACAGTTCAAGGAATGAGAAAGGAAGCAAATCTTAATATCTCCGATAGGATTCAACTTTCATTAGAACCGCATGATGATACAATAAAAGAGTTTACAGAATATATTATGCAGGAAACTCTCGCAGAGGAACTAACGCAATTGAAGAACCCCATTATTATAAAGGAATTATCTATCGGTGAAAAAAAATACCGACTTGCTATTGAGAAGGCATAAATGAGAAAAAAGATTACTCCACCTAGATTTATTGTTTTAAGCTTTCTCGCATTAATTATAGCTGGAGGGATACTTCTTATTTTTCCTTTTGCAAGTAGTTCTCATCAATTTACCAATCCGCTAATTACATTTTTTACTTCTACTTCAGCCACCTGTGTAACTGGATTAGTCGTCGTGGATACTGGAACATACTGGTCAGGATGGGGGCAATTTA
The genomic region above belongs to Caldisericota bacterium and contains:
- the clpB gene encoding ATP-dependent chaperone ClpB, whose amino-acid sequence is MDPNKLTEKAQEALMVAKEIATTQNNQSIDVEHLLAALIQQQDGIVPMLLTTLKIDKDLLLRNIYNAIEKFPKIQSVSEEKFYITPRLEELFRRAEKETQNIGDAFISTEHLFLAAISDTEEAGKILARYGITRQNVLNSFKEIRGDKKVTDRTPEVKYKVLEKYGRNLTAIAREGKMDPVIGRDEEIRHTMQILSRRTKNNPILIGEAGVGKTAVVEGLAQRIASGDVPESLKNKEIFQLDMGSLIAGAKFRGEFENRLKAVIDEIKHSQGKIITFIDEIHTVVGAGAVEGSLDASNMLKPALSRGELRTIGATTLDEYRKYIEKDAALQRRFQPVLINEPSDQETIAILRGLKEKYEVHHGVKIKDSALVAAAKLSSRYIPDRFLPDKAIDLMDESAALLKMQIDSMPVELDELKRKIRMLEMEKKALEKEKNDPDTSERLKKIETELANLKEKDIVLTTKWTQEKDAIHKIRTIKKQIDKVRTEAKLAEHHGDLDGAARLLYGELPSLQKQLEDANKKLQEIQKDGAVLKEEVGEEEIAAIVSKWTGIPVSKMLTSEKEKLLHLEDHLRKQVVGQEQAIVAVSNAIRRARAGLSDPDRPLGSFIFLGPTGVGKTELAKTLAKELFDTEKALVRIDMSEYMEKFSVSRLIGAPPGYVGYEQSGQLTETVRRHPYSVILLDEIEKAHHNVFNILLQILDDGRLTDSKGRTVNFRNTIIIMTSNIGSRYISDINALPSTKEYMDQYEKIVEKVQEDMRHIFRPEFLNRIDETIIFNPLGINQIKQIVNILLGETLTKLKEKDINLIIEDELKTFLANKGFDPVYGARPLKRTIQKYIENPLASFILSRDIEKGTKIKGYLEKGEVNFELIK
- the ileS gene encoding isoleucine--tRNA ligase, with the translated sequence MFKRIAKATDIPVEEEQIIDFWNKNKIFEKSLEIRKDKEKFVFFEGPPTANGMPGVHHGLSRIYKDTVLRYNSLRGFYTPRRGGWDTQGLPVEIEVEKKLGIHTKVEIEAYGVEKFNKLCRESVMQYKEEWEKMTDRIGFWLDMGNAYVTYENKYLESVWWILKQIFNKGLLYEGNRVSPYCPRCGTTLSSHEVSLGYQKVKDPSIFVKFKVENDKFPVTYLLVWTTTPWTLPSNLAVAINPDFTYVLVNYEGEKLILSENRLKEVLKENYEIVKTFSSKELEGIKYKPLYDYTDFSDKERDTAYKVVTADFVTGDDGTGIVHMAPAFGEDDLEVGKKYNLPFVQFVDLEGNLTKGKWKGMFVKKADPLIIKDLEERGLLLKKELYEHDYPFCWRCGTPLLYYAKKSWFINMTKVKDQLIANNESINWFPEHIKHGRFGNWLENIKDWALSRERYWGTPLNIWVCKECNHKESIGSIEELREKAIEEVPSDVELHKPYVDNFHLRCPKCGGVMERVPEVIDVWFDSGSMPYAQWHYPFENKEEFEKDFPADFITEAIDQTRGWFYSLLAISTLIKGVSPYKNVMCLELILDEKGQKMSKSKGNVIDPWVILNKQGADAFRWSIYTASPPWSPRRFGTNVVNDAMKSFIIPLRNVYSFFSLYANIDNFNSLSISSIPVEKRNILDKWIIAKAEKLNQTIIEKMKIFEITFLTREIQSFVDELSNWYVRRSRRRFWKSQNDSDKLSAYFTLYEVLKKLALLLAPFTPFLAETLYSSLVKDILPGARESVHLEDYPEPNVKYIEEKLIEDMELIINVTSLGRATRKMSKIRVRQPLLKLVVYVENDEEKSVIAKNSSVIKEELNVKDVEIPDSILKYCAVILKPNLSVLGKKYGKNLPEIAKQLNNREKGVEFVKRGKVMVNINGEEVELSGSDLILELENKGNYIAVRDKGCFVFLDTTLTYALRGEGVAREIVHTVQGMRKEANLNISDRIQLSLEPHDDTIKEFTEYIMQETLAEELTQLKNPIIIKELSIGEKKYRLAIEKA